The sequence AGGCGGCCTGTGAAGTCTGGGTGAGTGCCCTTAATGCCGGTATCTATGATATAGATATTGACGTTACTCTGGCCGACGAGTGAGTACGTGAACTGATTGTCAGACGGTCCATTTCGCTGATCGATCCGCCCGAGTCCCCACCCAGCGTTTAGATCGACATCGTACAGGTCCAGCTTTTCGTCCGCAATCACTCGACTCACTCGTGGGTCGGCGGAAAGTAAGTCGATTTCATCCGAAGTCATGTCCGCAGCGAAGCCCTTAAAGAACTTCGAGAATTTTTGGAAGATCCTCCCGTGCACACGAGATACAGCCTGGTCGCGCGCGCGTAGCGCCGACTCATCTTCGAGACCCTCCTTGATTACCACCAGGTATCGTCCGGGAAGACGCCGAGGAGAGGAGGTTTGCATCAGGCGAGAAGGCTCCAATGGCGTTAACTGAGGGCCATCGGTTCTACTGCAGGAGGCAAGTATGAACGGAAAGATCGCGCTCGTCGCGATGAGAAATCTCGGGTCGTAATGCACGAAGGACTCCGATTGGGGTTGTCATTTGCCAAGGCTCGGCGACGGCAATTCGGTGTTAAGCGAGCGAGCTGTCAATAGGGAAACCGAGAAGCGCTATTGCTCTCCGATTGTCAGAGATCGTGATTGCCACCATGTGGCAGCGCGACTGATCTCAGCACTCTGATCGACGCCGCGCACGTCGATAGCGGACATGGGCATCCGCGACGCTTGCATGGGTACCTTCCCATTAGGATCGAAGCGTATCGCCGGACCTCCAATCGCTTACCTGATTCGCTGCCACGCGCCGCTTTGGATGCTGCTGCGCGACTCGGAGTACAAGGGAACGAGCAGCGCCGCGCAGGTCCTGGAGCAGGCCCGCGCGGCGCTGGGGGAAGACGAGGGCGGCTATCGCGCCGCGTTCATCGAGCTGGTCGAACGCTGGCGCAAACTGCCGAAGTAACGATTACTGCTGCCGGACCGCGCTGAAGGGGAAGGCGCCCATGCCGCCAACTTCGAGCATGCCGTTCATGGTGTCCTTGTCCTTCATCGCGCCGGCGCCGTTGATCACGATGGCCTGGCCACCCATATCGAGCGAGAACCCGAAGAACACCGAGTCGCCCTTCTGCACGCCGCGCAGCTGCGACGAGCCGAGCTCCGACTCGATGGTGCCGGCCAGCGAGTCACCCTTCTGCGTCCAGGTGATGAGCGAGGTGCGCGCCTGATCCGGCGTCGCGATGGAGACGTTCCACTTGCCGGTGAGGTCGGCGATGAGGCGCGGCGCGGCAACAGCCACGCTGGCGGCCGCGCAGAGGAGAGCGGCCGAGGCGACGAAGCGACGAAGCATGGGCTCGAAAGGGCTGGGGGTGGGCCGGGAAGCCACGCGGGTCGGATGCGTGGTCCCGATAGGATAGAGATTACCCGCGAAACGGTTGAAAGATAGCGGTGCCGGGACCAACGTACCCGAATGCCTACCCCTGCCTTCTGGAGACAGTGGCACCGCTGGATCGGTGCCCCGGCCGCCCTTTTTCTGGCCTTTGCCGCCCTCACCGGCGTGATCGTCGCCGGCGTCGAGTTCTTTGGCGAGGACGAAGCCGTCCGCGAGGCCAACCGCGAGCTGGTGAGCGCGGTCAAAACGACCTCCCCGCCGGACGCCTGGCAGGGGTTGATCAACAAGGTCATGACCGGCGCCGCGAAGCAGGCGCCGGACGCCCCGATCGACAAGATCGCCATTGAGCTCAAGGGGACGGCGCCGGTCATCACCGTCTATCTGGGGAAGCCGACCGGCGGCGAAGACAAGCGCCTGCTCTTCGATGCCAGAACCGGGAATTTCCTGCACGTAGACGACTACTCCGACAAGCCGCTGATCAACCGCATCCACTCGGGGGAGGCGTTCGGCGACGGCGGGCTGGTGGCGTCGATGCTCTGGGGGCTCGCGCTCTTTGCGCTGACCGTGTCGGGGTTCCTGCTCTACTGGCGACTCGCGGGAGCGAACCGGCAGGGACGGACGGGACTCAAGCGGTGGTTCTTTTAGGGTGCTCGGACTTCCGACAGCGGAATCGGATGTCGGTCTACGGACCACTATGGACAGTGGGAATCGAGATCTGGCTCGGACATTGGGGGTGGGAGTGCCAAGGCAAGGGCTTGCTGCGCTCCGTCAGTCAGACATCCGATCGCCCGAACGAGGTGCGCAACACCGCGCGAGGGCAGTCCGTCGCGCGGAGCGCAGCAAGTCCTTGCCCTGGCACTCCGACCCCCAATGTCCGTCAACCGTCACGACTCCCACGGTCCATAGTGGTCCGTGTTCCGACGTCCGATTCCGACGTCAGACGGTCTGAAGCCCGCGACGGCGAAGCCGCACGATAGGCAGCGCTACCACCGTCCCCGCCACCAGCGCGATCGCGTACCCGTACGGCGCAAATGCCGCCGTCACGCCGCAGCCAATGGCCAGCATGAAAGCGGGCCAGTCGCCCCACTGGTCGCGCGAGAGCCAGAGTACAGCGCCGGCCTCCACGACCAGGAGCGTGCCCAGAATGGGGCCCGGCACGAGGCGCTGAAACGCCGCCGGGTCACCCACGAGGAACAGGCCAGCCAGCAGGAGCGCACTGCCGTAGAGGATCGCACTGCCACCGGTGCGCGCCCCGAAGGCGTAGTGGCCCGCGATCCCCCCCGACCCGTGACAGACCGGCAAGCCGCCCAGCGGGGCCGCGAGCAGGTTCATGAGGGCGTACGTCGTGCCGATGCGCTTCACCGTGAGCGGCTCGCGCTCGGGGAAGAAGTCCGCCACCACCTGCCTGGTGGCGAGCACTGAGTTGCCGAGCGAGAGAGCGATTTGCGGTAGTGCGAGGAGCCCCGCCGCCTTCACGAACTCGTCGGTCGTGGGCCACTGTCCGCTCCACTGCGGCAGATGAAAGCCGACGGGCCCGGCGACAGTCGCCGGCCAGGTGTACGCCGCGACGGCGGCACCAAGGCCGAGCACCACGAGCGCCGCCGGCACTTTCTTGTTGCTGCGCAGCGTCAGCACCGTCACCAGTGCCACCGCCGCCAGCAGCCAGCCACGCGCGCCATCGCTCGGCAGGAACTGCGTGAAAGCGAGCTTGGCGAGCTGGAGGCCCAGTCCGATCTGAATGCCCCGCACGACCATCTTGGGAACGACGCGCGCGATGCGCTCCAGAAGCCCCGTCTGTGCGAGCAGCAGCATCACCACGCCGACAATGAGCCCACCGGCGGCGAGCAAGGTGGGGGCGATCTTGCCGGCAATGGCAATCGCCGCCATGGCCTTGAGCGGCTGCACGGGCATCGGCAGGCGATAGACAAGCCCGGAGCCAATCTGGAGTGCGCCAAACACCACGAACGCGGTGGTAGGGTCCATCCCGGTGGCCAGCACCACACCGACCAGCAGCGGCAGGTCTGTGCCGAGATCGCCGAACGCACCGGCGAGTTCATGGCGAGAGAACGCCAACGGCGCACGCGTGTTCATGACCGGAAAAGATACTCACCGGGCCAACCGTGCATCTGGCGCCGGATCATGGGGCTGCGTCAGCTTTCCGTCACCATGGAATCACCACTGCCCACCACTGTGATCATTGGCGCGGGGCCGGCCGGATTGACGGCCGCGTACGTGCTGGCGGGGGCGGGCTATCCGGTCACGGTGCTCGAGGCCGACCCCACGTATGTGGGCGGCATCTCGCGCACCGTGCGCTTCAAGGGGTTCCACTTCGACATTGGCGGCCACCGCTTCTTCTCCAAGTCGGAGCGCATCGAAGCGTTGTGGCGTGAAATGCTCCCCGATGATTTTCTCGAGCGCCCGCGCTCGAGCCGCATCTTCTACAACGGCCAGTTCTTCGCCTATCCGCTGCGCCCGGTGCAGGCGCTGTGGCAACTCGGCCTCGTCGAGTCCGCGCGCTGTGCACTCTCCTACGCGAAAGCGCGCCTCCGTCCCAATCCGGCGCCGCGCACCTTCGAAGAGTGGGTCACGAACGCGTTCGGCGAGCGGCTCTATCGCATCTTCTTCAAGACCTACACCGAAAAGGTGTGGGGCATGCCCTGCACCGAGATCTCGGCGGACTGGGCGGCGCAGCGTATCAAGGGCGTGTCGCTCCGTTCGGCGGTGATCACGGCCCTGCTGCCCTCGCGCCGCGCCGGGATCAAAAGCCTCATCGGCACCTTTCAGTATCCACGGCTCGGGCCAGGGATGCTCTGGGAGCGCTGCACCGACGTGATCCGGTCCCGTGGCGGTGCGGTGACGCTCGGTCGTACGGTCACCGATCTGGCGCAACGGGACGACGGCCGCTGGATCGTGGGGCACGTCGGCACCGATGGAATGCGCGCCGAGCAGGTGGCCGATCACGTCGTGTCATCGGCACCGCTGCGTGATGTCGTGGCGCATCTCACGCCGCCACCGCCACCGGCGATGCGCGAGGCGGCCTCGCGTCTTGGGTACCGCGATTTCCTCACGGTGGCGCTGATGCTCCGCGATCGGGAGCGCTTCAGCGACAACTGGCTGTACGTGCACGATGACACGGTGAAGGTCGGCCGTATCCAGAACTTCAAGAGCTGGTCGCCGGCGATGGTCCCCGATCCGACGCTCACCTGCCTCGGCCTCGAGTACTTCTGCTTCGAGGGCGACGGGCTGTGGGCCAGCAGCGACGCGGATCTCGTGGCGTTGGCCACCCGCGAGCTGGTCCAGCTGGGGCTCGCCGACGCGGCCGATGTCGTGGACGGCTGCGTGGTGCGCCAGCCCAAGGCGTATCCGGTGTACGACGACGAATACGCGGAACGGGTGCAGGTGATTCGCGACGGGCTTGCCGCCCACTATCCGAACCTGCATCTCATCGGCCGGAACGGGATGCACAAGTACAACAACCAGGACCACGCCATGATGACCGGCCTGCTGGTCGCCGAGAACATCGTGGCGGGGCGGGCGCTGCATGACCCGTGGCTGGTGAATGAGGACGCCGAGTATCTCGAGCGATTGACACCGCGGTCGACTCCCGCCGTAGGATCGAGTGGCGCGAGTGGGCTGCGGGCGGTTCCCACGCGCGTGGCGCCCTGACGACTTCCAGACATCCGTTGCCGTCGTCGGCGCGTGCGTTCCCCTACTTTTCCGGTATGACATCCCTCGCCATCGATATTGCGGGCGCCGTGAAGCGATACGATCACCATGTGGCGGTGAAGTCGCTCTCTCTCGCGGTCCCCACCGGCAGTGTGTACGGCTTGCTCGGCCCCAACGGCGCTGGCAAGACGACCACCATCCGGATGCTGCTCAACATCATTGCGCCCGACGAAGGGCGCATCCACGTGCTGGGAAAGCCCAACAGCGATCCCGCCCTGGTGGACCGGATCGGCTATCTCCCGGAGGAACGCGGGCTGTACCGGAAGATGGAAGTGCGTCGCGTCCTCCGCTTTTTGGGCGAGCTCAAGGGGCTGGGGGGGCGTGATCTGGAGACGCGCATCGACGCGTGGCTCGAGCGCATGAGCCTGCGCGGCAACGGCGGGGCCGACTGGAGCACCAGCAAGGTCGACGAGCTCTCGCGCGGCATGCAGCAAAAGGTGCAGTTCATTGGCGCCCTGCTGCACGACCCGGAGCTGGTCATTCTCGACGAACCGTTCAGCGGCCTCGACCCGATCAACGCGCAGGCGCTCAAGGACACGGTGGTCGACCTCCGCAAGCGCGGGCGCACCGTGATCTTCTCCACGCATATCATGGACAATGCCGAGCGGCTGTGTGACTCGGTGTGCATCATTGCCGGCGGCGAGAAGGTGCTGGACGGCGCGGTGTCCGCGGTGCGCGATGCGCACGGCACGCGTCTAGTCGCCCTCGGCCTCGACGGCGCGCCCTCACCAGCAGTGCAGGCCGTCCTTGCCGATCGTGGGCTGGTGCAGCGCGTTGATGATTCCCATCGCTTTCTGGAGATCGAACTCGCCGCCGGGACGAACTCGCAAGCGCTCCTGCACGCACTCGTCGGAGCCGGTGCCGTCATCGAGCGGTTCGAACGCGTGCGGCCGTCGCTGCATCGCATCTTCCTCGAAAAAGTCGGGGCCACCCATGTGGAAGCGGGGATGAGCGGACATGGCTAACAGCAAGCTGATGGCGGTGATTCGCCGCGAATACATGGAGCGGGTGCGGTCGAAGTGGTTCGTGATCGCGACGCTCTTCGGCCCCGTGCTCTTTGGCAGCCTGATGTTCCTGCCGGCGCTCATCGCGTCGAAGAACAAAGACGGGAACGCGAGCGCGAACATTCACATCATCGATCTGTCCGGTGTGCAGCTGGGTGATCGCCTGGCGACCTACCTGCGGGGCGGGGTCACGGGGGCGAACACGACCGACGGGCCCATTGTCCATACGATCTCGCGCGACAGCCTGGCGCCGGCGGAGTCGCTGGCCACGCGCGCCGTGATGGACGGACGGGTAAAGGGCTACCTGGTGGTCGACTCCGCGACGGTGCTGACGGGCAAGGCGCGCTACGCCGGCAGCAACACGACCGCCCTCTTCGACATGCAGCGCCTCGAGAAGGCCGTCCAGCGCCAGGTGCTGGACTTGCGGCTGGAGGCCTCGGGCATCGATCCCGATCTCGGACGCCAGCTCACCTCGCTCAATGCCGTCGTGAGCACGGAACGCCTGACCAAGGAGGGTCGCGGTGGCTCCGGCCAGGTGAACTTCTTCTTCGGGCTCGCCGTCGCGATGCTGCTCTATCTCACGATCTTCATTTACGGGCTCAACGTGTTGCGCGGCGTGCTGGAGGAGAAGCAGACGCGCGTGGCCGAAGTGGTGATCGCGAGTGTGCCGGCGTCCAAGTTGCTCACGGGCAAGGTGGTGGGGGTGGGCGGCGTGGGCTTGACGCAGATCGTCCTCTGGCTGGTGATGGGACTCGCGATGTATCAGGTGCGCGCTCCGATCCTCGCGAAGTTCGGGGCGGCGGACACGCCGCTCTCGTTGCCGAGCATCTCGGTTGCGACCGGGGCTATTCTCGTTGCGTTCTTCGTGCTCGGGTTCATGTTCTACGCCGGCCTCTTCGCTGCGGTTGGCTCCACGATCAACAGCGAGCAGGAAGCGCAGCAGGCGCAGATGCCGATCGTGCTGCTCCTCGTGAGCAGCATCATGTTCGCGCAGAACATCCTGATGCAGCCGGATGGGATGCTCTCGCGCGTGCTCTCCACGCTCCCGTTCAGTGCCCCGATCATCATGCCGCTGCGCATGACGGTGGCGCCGGTGTCGCCGGGTGAGATTGCGCTGTCGTTGGCCAGTGTGGCGATCGGCGCGGCGGTCGCGGTGTGGCTGGCGTCGCGGATCTATCGCGTGGGGTTGCTCATGTATGGCAAGCGCCCGTCGATCGGTGAGGTGTTGCGCTGGGTTCGGGCACGGTAGGCGCTCAGCGATCACTGCATCTCGATGATGCAATCTTCATGAACACTCTGTCATTCACGTATGACAGAGCGTTCTTTTCTTGTGATGTGTGGTTTCTCTACGTCGTTGTGTTGCTTTTCTTCGTCAGGGAAACCCGCGCCGATTGTGTGATGTTTGCCGACTGGAATGTGACGGTTGCGTCACCATTTTCGTGGCGGATCCCTGATCCACCGCAACGCCAGCTCAGTGAGGGCGGCTGACGAGGCGCTCACTGGAGCCCTCCGGACAGAGAGGCGGTTATGTCGACGATGACAACGCTCGTCCGCCGGTTTACTGCGGATGACTCGGGTGCCTCGCTCGTCGAGTATGGGATGCTGGTGCTGCTGATTGCGGTGGTGGTCATTGGAGCCGTCACCACGCTCGGCACGAAGATCAACACGGGCTTCGGCAAGGTGAATACGGCGCTGCCGAACTAGACACGATGTCGTCGTATGTGGTACGCGACACGTGAGTCTCGCCTCCGCGCCTGGCGCGAGGACGAGCATGGCGCCTCGCTCGTGGAGTACGGCCTACTCGTCCTGCTGATCGCGCTCGTTGCGATTGCCACCGTGAACACGTTCGGCTCCAAGGTGGCTGCGCTGTTCACGGAGGCCGACGGGAAGCTCCCCAACTCCTGAGGGACCGATGTTCCGCCTGACCGATAGTCCGCTGTGGATACCCCTCGCTGGAGGGTTGTTCACCGGTGCGCTGGTGATCGCATCCGCGGCAGACGTTCGGTCACGACGGATCCCCAACGGGATGGCGGCGGGTCTCCTCGGCATGGGCGTGCTGGTACAGCTGGTGGGGCACGGGGTGGCGGGGCTCAGCACCGCCACCCTTGGCGCTCTCACGGGGCTGGCGATCTGGTTGCCGTTCTGGTTGCTCCACATGATGGGCGGCGGCGATGTGAAGCTGTTTGCCGCCGGAGCCGCGTGGCTTGGACCGCTGGGCGCGGCCGAAGGGGCGATGCTCGCCGGATTGTGCGGTGGTCTGCTCTCCCTTGGCTGGCTCCTCTGGACACGCGGCGCGGGATACACCGCGCTTCGGCTGCAGCTCGGGGTGCGCCAACCGCGTCAGCTGCACGAGCCCTCGGTGGATGCGCGTGATGCACGCGTGCCCTACGCGCTCGCGATGACCGCCGGGCTGCTGCTGGCCTGGTGGAAACCCGGGCTCATTCTGGGAGGTGTCGCATGACCCGTTCCCTCTCCTGGTGGCGCGCGATGCGGGCGCAGCAGCGGCGCCTGCGGACCGACGAACAGGGTGCCACGCTCGTCGAGTTCGCGATTCTCGTCACGCTGCTCCTCACCCTGGTGTTCGGGGCGATCGACTTTGGTCGCGCGCTCTACACGTCGAACAACTTGACGGCGGCCGCCCGAGAAGCGGCGCGGTATGCCGCGCGCTTGCCGAATCCGGGGGCGGAACTCGCCGCCATTCGCGATACGGCCGCCGCGGTCATGTCTCCCTTTGGCAACGCGCCCGTGGATGCCGCCACGCAGGTCGTCGTCACGTGCAAACCCGGCTGCAGCACCTCCGCGCTGCAGTCGATCGAAGTCCAGATCAATTATCCGTTCACGTGGCTGACGCCACTGCCGGCGCTGATGGGCAAGTCGCTCACCCCAACGCTGCGGGCGCGCGCCACCTTCCGGTGGGAAGGCGCCTGACACCGCCGCCGGCGGTGCCGAGGATCTCGTCTTCAGGGAAGGCGTTATGGACCTCAATCGTTACTCCGTGGTTCTGGTGGTCGCGCTCGCGACCGCAGGCAGTGCCACCTTCGGGGTGTACCGCCTGATCGAGCGCACGCGCGCCCAGAACCAACTCGTCCTGGCGCCCGTCGTGATCGCCAGCCAGGACATTCCCGAAGGGGCCGCCCTGATGCGCAGCGCGCTGTCGGCGGAGCGGTGGCCCGCGGCCTCGGTGCCCGACAGCGCCTTTGGCCAGATCGACTCCGTAGTCGGACGCGTGACCCGCATCGCGGTGTTCAAGGGCGAGGCCATCATCCCCGGACGCCTCGCTCCACTCGGCACCGGTCAGGGCATTCAGGTCAAGATCACGCCGGGCAAACGGGCGATGGCCGTCCGCATCGATGATGTGGTCGGGGTGAGCGGCCTGATTCAGCCGGATTCCCGCGTGGACGTCCTCGTGACACTGCGCGAGCAGGGCGACGATCGACAAGTCTCCAAGCTGTTCATGTCGAACATGCGCGTCCTGTCGGTCGGAACGGTCGATCGGGCGGCGCGAGACAACGAGCCGATCAAGGCCACGACGGCCACGCTCGAGGTCACGCCCTTCGAGGCGGAGCGCCTGGCCGTGGCGATGCGTGATGGCACGATCCAACTGGTGCTGCGCGGCTATGGTGATCCGGACTCGATCGTGACGAAGGGCGCACGGACGGAGGACGTGCTGATGCGCGACCCGCCGCCGCCGCCACAACCCGCGCCCGAGAAAGCGGGTGCGGCACGCCCTCGGATCGTCGTGCGCTACCTCCCGGCGCCAACGCCGGCACCAACGGTGGCGCCGCCCCGTGACTCGGCGGTCATCGCACCACCGAAGGCGCCCGATTCCGTCGCGGTGCAGGTCATCCGGGGCGACAAGGTCACCAACCAGAAGTTCGAGAAACGTGATTCGAGCAAAAGTGACTCGGTGAAACGGAAGCCGCCGCTCCCCTGACGACTCGTCACCGGGCCTTCCCCTTCATTCAGTGGGAGCGTCCCGTGCGTACCACCATGTCCGCGCCACGTCGTGGCCAACTCGTCAGACTCTGGCAGGTTCTGGCACTGCTGCTGTTCTTCCTGCTCTTGCTCGCCTCGCGGGCGATCGCGCAATCGCCCGTGTCGTCCGACACCATTCTGCGCATCAGTCTCTCGGTCGGGCGATCGCTGCCCCTGACCACCCCCGATCCGATCACCCGGGTCGCCGTCGCGAACCCCGAGATCGCCGATGTGGTCGTGCTCGGTGAGCGCGATCTCGTGATCAACGGGAAGGCGAACGGGGAGACCGATATCGTTCTCTGGGCGGCCAACCGTCCACGGCTCCACTACCGCGTGAGCGTCCGTGCGCCGAACGACCGGCGCATGGTGCTGCTCGCGGTCCGTCTCGCCGAGGTGCGCAAGGATGTGCTCCGGCAGATCGGCGTGTCGGGGCTGCACAAGAACGACGGCAGGAATACGCGCGTCGGGACTGGCCTCTTCAAGTCCGACAACGCGATCGATCCCGAGAAGGGGACCATCACGATTCCAGGAGAGACGCGCTTCCTGACCATCCTCTCCGACTTTGGCACGAAGCAGTTTCTCGCGCTGCTGGAAGCTGAGGAACAGGGCGGACGTGCTCGCCTGCTCGCCGAACCG is a genomic window of Gemmatimonadaceae bacterium containing:
- a CDS encoding DUF3520 domain-containing protein yields the protein MGIRDACMGTFPLGSKRIAGPPIAYLIRCHAPLWMLLRDSEYKGTSSAAQVLEQARAALGEDEGGYRAAFIELVERWRKLPK
- a CDS encoding PepSY domain-containing protein, with the translated sequence MPTPAFWRQWHRWIGAPAALFLAFAALTGVIVAGVEFFGEDEAVREANRELVSAVKTTSPPDAWQGLINKVMTGAAKQAPDAPIDKIAIELKGTAPVITVYLGKPTGGEDKRLLFDARTGNFLHVDDYSDKPLINRIHSGEAFGDGGLVASMLWGLALFALTVSGFLLYWRLAGANRQGRTGLKRWFF
- a CDS encoding putative sulfate/molybdate transporter: MNTRAPLAFSRHELAGAFGDLGTDLPLLVGVVLATGMDPTTAFVVFGALQIGSGLVYRLPMPVQPLKAMAAIAIAGKIAPTLLAAGGLIVGVVMLLLAQTGLLERIARVVPKMVVRGIQIGLGLQLAKLAFTQFLPSDGARGWLLAAVALVTVLTLRSNKKVPAALVVLGLGAAVAAYTWPATVAGPVGFHLPQWSGQWPTTDEFVKAAGLLALPQIALSLGNSVLATRQVVADFFPEREPLTVKRIGTTYALMNLLAAPLGGLPVCHGSGGIAGHYAFGARTGGSAILYGSALLLAGLFLVGDPAAFQRLVPGPILGTLLVVEAGAVLWLSRDQWGDWPAFMLAIGCGVTAAFAPYGYAIALVAGTVVALPIVRLRRRGLQTV
- a CDS encoding NAD(P)/FAD-dependent oxidoreductase, which gives rise to MESPLPTTVIIGAGPAGLTAAYVLAGAGYPVTVLEADPTYVGGISRTVRFKGFHFDIGGHRFFSKSERIEALWREMLPDDFLERPRSSRIFYNGQFFAYPLRPVQALWQLGLVESARCALSYAKARLRPNPAPRTFEEWVTNAFGERLYRIFFKTYTEKVWGMPCTEISADWAAQRIKGVSLRSAVITALLPSRRAGIKSLIGTFQYPRLGPGMLWERCTDVIRSRGGAVTLGRTVTDLAQRDDGRWIVGHVGTDGMRAEQVADHVVSSAPLRDVVAHLTPPPPPAMREAASRLGYRDFLTVALMLRDRERFSDNWLYVHDDTVKVGRIQNFKSWSPAMVPDPTLTCLGLEYFCFEGDGLWASSDADLVALATRELVQLGLADAADVVDGCVVRQPKAYPVYDDEYAERVQVIRDGLAAHYPNLHLIGRNGMHKYNNQDHAMMTGLLVAENIVAGRALHDPWLVNEDAEYLERLTPRSTPAVGSSGASGLRAVPTRVAP
- a CDS encoding ATP-binding cassette domain-containing protein, producing MTSLAIDIAGAVKRYDHHVAVKSLSLAVPTGSVYGLLGPNGAGKTTTIRMLLNIIAPDEGRIHVLGKPNSDPALVDRIGYLPEERGLYRKMEVRRVLRFLGELKGLGGRDLETRIDAWLERMSLRGNGGADWSTSKVDELSRGMQQKVQFIGALLHDPELVILDEPFSGLDPINAQALKDTVVDLRKRGRTVIFSTHIMDNAERLCDSVCIIAGGEKVLDGAVSAVRDAHGTRLVALGLDGAPSPAVQAVLADRGLVQRVDDSHRFLEIELAAGTNSQALLHALVGAGAVIERFERVRPSLHRIFLEKVGATHVEAGMSGHG
- a CDS encoding ABC transporter permease, which translates into the protein MANSKLMAVIRREYMERVRSKWFVIATLFGPVLFGSLMFLPALIASKNKDGNASANIHIIDLSGVQLGDRLATYLRGGVTGANTTDGPIVHTISRDSLAPAESLATRAVMDGRVKGYLVVDSATVLTGKARYAGSNTTALFDMQRLEKAVQRQVLDLRLEASGIDPDLGRQLTSLNAVVSTERLTKEGRGGSGQVNFFFGLAVAMLLYLTIFIYGLNVLRGVLEEKQTRVAEVVIASVPASKLLTGKVVGVGGVGLTQIVLWLVMGLAMYQVRAPILAKFGAADTPLSLPSISVATGAILVAFFVLGFMFYAGLFAAVGSTINSEQEAQQAQMPIVLLLVSSIMFAQNILMQPDGMLSRVLSTLPFSAPIIMPLRMTVAPVSPGEIALSLASVAIGAAVAVWLASRIYRVGLLMYGKRPSIGEVLRWVRAR
- a CDS encoding Flp family type IVb pilin, which produces MTTLVRRFTADDSGASLVEYGMLVLLIAVVVIGAVTTLGTKINTGFGKVNTALPN
- a CDS encoding Flp family type IVb pilin; the encoded protein is MWYATRESRLRAWREDEHGASLVEYGLLVLLIALVAIATVNTFGSKVAALFTEADGKLPNS
- a CDS encoding prepilin peptidase — its product is MFRLTDSPLWIPLAGGLFTGALVIASAADVRSRRIPNGMAAGLLGMGVLVQLVGHGVAGLSTATLGALTGLAIWLPFWLLHMMGGGDVKLFAAGAAWLGPLGAAEGAMLAGLCGGLLSLGWLLWTRGAGYTALRLQLGVRQPRQLHEPSVDARDARVPYALAMTAGLLLAWWKPGLILGGVA
- a CDS encoding pilus assembly protein, yielding MTRSLSWWRAMRAQQRRLRTDEQGATLVEFAILVTLLLTLVFGAIDFGRALYTSNNLTAAAREAARYAARLPNPGAELAAIRDTAAAVMSPFGNAPVDAATQVVVTCKPGCSTSALQSIEVQINYPFTWLTPLPALMGKSLTPTLRARATFRWEGA
- the cpaB gene encoding Flp pilus assembly protein CpaB, producing MDLNRYSVVLVVALATAGSATFGVYRLIERTRAQNQLVLAPVVIASQDIPEGAALMRSALSAERWPAASVPDSAFGQIDSVVGRVTRIAVFKGEAIIPGRLAPLGTGQGIQVKITPGKRAMAVRIDDVVGVSGLIQPDSRVDVLVTLREQGDDRQVSKLFMSNMRVLSVGTVDRAARDNEPIKATTATLEVTPFEAERLAVAMRDGTIQLVLRGYGDPDSIVTKGARTEDVLMRDPPPPPQPAPEKAGAARPRIVVRYLPAPTPAPTVAPPRDSAVIAPPKAPDSVAVQVIRGDKVTNQKFEKRDSSKSDSVKRKPPLP
- a CDS encoding pilus assembly protein N-terminal domain-containing protein, with the protein product MRTTMSAPRRGQLVRLWQVLALLLFFLLLLASRAIAQSPVSSDTILRISLSVGRSLPLTTPDPITRVAVANPEIADVVVLGERDLVINGKANGETDIVLWAANRPRLHYRVSVRAPNDRRMVLLAVRLAEVRKDVLRQIGVSGLHKNDGRNTRVGTGLFKSDNAIDPEKGTITIPGETRFLTILSDFGTKQFLALLEAEEQGGRARLLAEPNLLAADRDSASFLAGGELPIPIVQGAAMGAGQGGQGFVTITYREFGVRLRFSPDIVSDSLIKLFVRPEVSSLDYGNAVTLNGFRIPALRTRRVESTVDIRRDQSVVLSGLFNEERERVRTGVPWLMNVPVLGALFSSSRWQNAESELLVIITPSIIDPANVGAELLAQPRTPGSLPAIEALRKRPASDTSKRQ